The following coding sequences are from one Triticum aestivum cultivar Chinese Spring chromosome 5A, IWGSC CS RefSeq v2.1, whole genome shotgun sequence window:
- the LOC123103646 gene encoding probable acyl-activating enzyme 17, peroxisomal, whose product MAAAAHKPLAAITADDLAAAGAPEPAALHSAVRGALGAASGRGPAAVWGELSRGVLRPGVPFAVHRMLYYGCYAGSPSTTPPAWTPDPEEAALTNVGRVLEARGNEIIGEAYKDPITSFRDFHKYSNENPEAYWKMVFEEMAITFSVEPSCILRDSDAYPGGEWLPGAVLNAAANCLTAKPGRTSSDVAIVWRDEGKDSEPLNFVTVEELRTKVCLVANALDALNLAKGSAIAIDMPMNVNAVVIYLTIVLAGYIVVSIADSFAAPAISTRLKISEAKAIFTQDCILRDDKELPLYSRVVEAKAPMAIVIPARGSTPIKGLRTDDLSWEDFLGRADHTKAGIYTAVEQPAYQFSNILFSSGTTGEPKAIPWTHLTPLKAAADGWCHMDIRKGDVVAWPTNLGWMMGPWLVYASLLNGASMALYNGSPNSSGFAKFVQDAKVTMLGVVPSIVRTWKNTDGTAGFDWSNIRCFSSTGEASSVDDYLWLMGRACYKPVIEYCGGTEIGGGFITGSLLQPQALSAFSTPAMGCNLFILDSNGNPLPQVSAGIGELALDPTLFGSSTTLLNADHHEVYFSGMPEWNAKVLRRHGDEFERTTEGYYRAHGRADDTMNLGGIKVSSIEIERICNRVNDAILETAAIGVPPVGGGPEQLTIAVVFKDQSPQAEDLNQLKLMFNSALKKLNPLFKVSSVVVVPSLPRTASNKVMRRVLRKEFTQAKHSKI is encoded by the exons ATGGCCGCGGCGGCGCACAAGCCCCTGGCCGCGATcaccgccgacgacctcgccgcgGCGGGGGCGCCGGAGCCCGCCGCGCTCCACTCGGCGGTCCGCGGCGCGCTCGGCGCCGCCAGCGGCCGCGGGCCCGCCGCGGTGTGGGGGGAGCTCTCGCGGGGCGTGCTTCGCCCGGGGGTGCCCTTCGCCGTCCACCGGATGCTCTACTACGGCTGCTACGCCGGGTCCCCGTCCACCACGCCGCCCGCCTGGACGCCCGACCC CGAGGAGGCGGCCCTGACCAATGTTGGCCGCGTCCTGGAGGCGCGCGGGAATGAAATCATCGGCGAAGCGTACAAGGATCCAATCACCAGCTTCCGGGACTTCCACAAGTACTCCAACGAGAATCCAGAG GCATATTGGAAGATGGTCTTTGAGGAGATGGCCATCACATTCAGCGTGGAGCCATCTTGCATCTTGCGTGACAGTGATGCGTACCCCGGTGGCGAGTGGTTGCCAGGGGCTGTGCTGAATGCTGCTGCGAATTGCCTGACTGCTAAACCCGGAAGGACTTCCAGCGACGTTGCCATTGTGTGGAGGGATGAGGGGAAGGATTCCGAGCCCCTCAACTTTGTGACTGTGGAGGAATTGAGGACAAAAGTTTG CCTCGTGGCAAATGCGCTCGATGCACTTAATCTGGCAAAGGGGTCTGCTATTGCAATTGACATGCCTATGAATGTGAATGCCGTTGTTATCTACCTCACGATTGTGTTAGCGGGATACATTGTTGTCTCGATTGCAGACAGCTTTGCTGCACCTGCAATATCGACGAGGCTAAAGATATCAGAGGCAAAAGCAATTTTCACCCAG GATTGCATCCTTCGTGATGACAAGGAGCTGCCATTGTATAG TAGAGTTGTGGAGGCCAAAGCCCCTATGGCTATCGTGATCCCTGCACGGGGATCCACACCGATAAAAGGACTCCGTACTGATGACCTTTCATGGGAAGATTTTCTTGGAAGGGCTGATCATACCAA GGCTGGTATTTATACCGCAGTCGAGCAACCTGCCTACCAGTTCAGTAATATCCTATTTTCATCAGGGACCACAG GTGAGCCAAAGGCGATTCCTTGGACGCATTTGACCCCTCTTAAGGCAGCTGCTGATGGATGGTGTCACATGGATATTCGTAAAGGTGATGTTGTTGCGTGGCCTACAAACCTTGGTTGGATGATGGGTCCATGGCTTGTCTATGCCTCGCTATTGAATGGAGCATCTATGGCGCTGTATAATGGCTCCCCGAATAGTTCAGGTTTTGCGAAGTTTGTACAG GATGCTAAGGTGACAATGCTCGGAGTGGTACCCAGCATTGTTCGTACATGGAAAAATACGGATGGTACTGCGGGATTTGATTGGTCAAACATCAG ATGCTTTAGCTCAACTGGGGAGGCATCAAGTGTGGATGATTATTTGTGGCTGATGGGAAGAGCTTGCTACAAACCAGTAATCGAGTACTGTGGTGGCACAGAAATTGGTGGTGGGTTTATTACTGGATCCCTGTTGCAACCTCAAGCACTGTCAGCATTCAGTACACCTGCCATGGGTTGTAACCTGTTTATTCTTGACAGCAATGGGAATCCCTTG CCACAGGTTTCTGCTGGTATTGgagaacttgcgcttgatccaacaTTATTTGGGTCATCAACGACACTGCTAAATGCTGATCATCATGAGGTGTACTTCAGTGGAATGCCAGAATGGAATGCGAAA GTCCTCCGGAGGCATGGCGATGAATTTGAACGTACCACAGAAGGATATTATAGGGCTCATGGGCGTGCAGATGATACAATGAACCTTGGTGGCATTAAG GTCAGTTCCATCGAGATTGAGAGGATCTGCAACAGGGTGAATGATGCCATTCTTGAAACGGCGGCTATTGGGGTTCCACCTGTAGGGGGCGGCCCCGAACAGTTGACCATAGCCGTCGTATTCAAAGATCAAAGTCCGCAAGCAGAAGATTTGAATCAACTGAAACTAATGTTCAACTCTGCTCTGAAGAAATTGAATCCTCTTTTCAAG GTTTCATCGGTGGTTGTGGTGCCATCGCTCCCTCGAACCGCCTCAAACAAGGTCATGAGGAGAGTCCTGCGCAAGGAGTTCACCCAGGCAAAGCACTCTAAAATCTAG